One Pelagicoccus enzymogenes DNA segment encodes these proteins:
- a CDS encoding sulfatase, whose protein sequence is MPHMRMIKTVVLCLALWPCLSRASNKPNIVFIMADDLGWADVGYQGAEFYETPNIDSLSASGMTFSDGYPGAANCLPSRSCIISGMYTPRTKMYQPGRVAKGPAELMKLLVPNQKDAKGDGTIESTTHLDPSTESLARILKAAGYQAIHLGKWHLGSTGQGFDINDLDGRGAGLEMDNRLYGDKDVAEWITDAAIGHIKDSAANDNEDPFFLYINHWDVHVPINARAAVVKKYQNKLGAKEWSRDWDPVYAAMIEAVDTSVGRIRKALDASGLSENTLIVFTSDNGGHAGATWNDPLKGSKGSFYEGGIRVPLIMSWPGKIEPGSVCQTPVTGVDYMPTFAELAGAALPSSQPVDGVSLVPLMKGDPIPERSIFWHYPLYLNSRLQVKPVFGTERMYWRTTPCSVVRTGDWKLMQFFESDALELYNVREDIGEQNNLAAQYPERVERMLGTLQSWQRETNADIPTTLNPSFDPNFNTR, encoded by the coding sequence ATGCCGCATATGAGAATGATAAAGACAGTGGTGCTTTGCCTGGCCCTTTGGCCATGCTTGAGTAGAGCTTCCAACAAACCGAATATCGTATTCATTATGGCAGACGACCTTGGGTGGGCCGACGTGGGCTACCAAGGAGCAGAGTTCTACGAAACGCCAAACATCGATTCGCTCAGCGCCTCCGGCATGACCTTCAGCGACGGCTATCCAGGAGCCGCTAATTGCCTGCCTTCCCGCTCCTGCATCATAAGCGGGATGTACACGCCTCGAACAAAGATGTACCAGCCCGGCCGGGTGGCGAAAGGCCCCGCGGAACTGATGAAGCTTCTGGTGCCGAACCAGAAGGATGCCAAAGGAGACGGAACCATCGAGTCCACAACCCATCTGGATCCTTCAACCGAGTCATTGGCGAGGATCCTGAAAGCAGCCGGTTATCAGGCGATTCACCTCGGCAAGTGGCACCTCGGCAGCACGGGCCAGGGATTTGATATAAATGATCTCGACGGTCGCGGGGCAGGTCTCGAGATGGATAATCGGCTTTACGGCGACAAAGACGTGGCCGAGTGGATCACCGATGCAGCCATTGGGCATATTAAAGACAGTGCAGCGAACGACAATGAGGACCCTTTCTTCCTCTACATTAACCACTGGGATGTGCACGTCCCCATCAATGCCCGGGCGGCTGTTGTAAAGAAATACCAGAACAAGCTGGGAGCCAAAGAGTGGAGCAGGGATTGGGATCCCGTTTACGCAGCAATGATCGAGGCCGTCGACACTTCCGTCGGTCGGATTCGAAAAGCCCTAGATGCCTCAGGCTTGTCGGAAAACACCTTGATCGTCTTTACTTCCGACAATGGAGGGCACGCGGGAGCGACTTGGAACGACCCTCTCAAAGGCTCCAAGGGAAGCTTCTACGAAGGGGGAATTCGTGTGCCGCTTATCATGAGCTGGCCAGGAAAAATCGAACCCGGAAGCGTTTGCCAAACTCCAGTCACCGGAGTCGACTACATGCCAACATTCGCAGAACTAGCGGGAGCTGCACTTCCAAGCTCCCAGCCAGTAGACGGCGTTTCTCTCGTTCCCTTGATGAAGGGTGACCCAATCCCAGAACGTTCGATCTTTTGGCATTACCCACTCTATCTAAACAGCAGGCTTCAAGTGAAACCCGTTTTTGGCACGGAACGGATGTACTGGCGCACGACGCCGTGCAGCGTTGTACGAACCGGCGACTGGAAGCTGATGCAATTCTTCGAGTCGGACGCCCTCGAGCTATATAATGTGAGGGAAGACATCGGAGAACAAAACAATCTGGCCGCTCAATATCCAGAAAGAGTCGAACGAATGCTCGGAACACTCCAGTCTTGGCAGCGCGAGACGAATGCCGATATCCCCACAACCCTAAATCCTAGTTTCGATCCGAATTTCAACACGAGATAG
- a CDS encoding VOC family protein gives MKAEQELPIVGIAHVAFQVSDLEQSAHQYASYYGFESAFSTNEGEGSEYLKINDEQFLKLVQVPEETDDNRLIEIAFQVRDLELTTNLLRKIGLKPSEIYPSLDGSLTSALTDPDGHRLLFLEYIPDSLQAKTRGEHLGSHRLSVRLQHVGLTVRSEPAANAFYREALGFQETWRGSRNDDGPDAWVNMQMPGEHGDYIEYILIDGMVPSRKQLGSMHHLCLLTEDIQWVHRQLLRNGLPDLDRHKPMVGRSNRWLLNVHDLDGTRTEFMEAKLAFEESSSGEKH, from the coding sequence ATGAAAGCTGAACAAGAACTTCCCATCGTTGGCATTGCTCACGTGGCCTTCCAGGTTTCGGATCTCGAGCAATCCGCCCATCAATACGCAAGCTACTACGGTTTCGAATCCGCCTTTTCCACAAATGAGGGCGAAGGATCGGAGTATCTAAAAATCAACGACGAGCAGTTTCTCAAACTCGTTCAGGTACCGGAAGAAACGGATGACAACCGCCTCATCGAAATCGCATTTCAAGTGCGCGATCTTGAGCTCACCACAAACCTTTTGAGGAAGATAGGGCTGAAACCGTCGGAGATCTACCCCAGCCTCGATGGTTCCTTAACCAGTGCGCTCACCGATCCAGACGGACACCGCTTGCTCTTCCTCGAGTACATCCCAGACTCTTTGCAGGCGAAAACTCGCGGGGAACATTTGGGCTCTCACAGGCTCTCCGTCAGGCTACAGCACGTCGGCCTTACAGTACGCTCCGAGCCAGCCGCAAATGCCTTTTATCGAGAAGCGCTCGGTTTCCAAGAAACATGGCGTGGATCCCGAAACGACGACGGACCGGACGCTTGGGTGAACATGCAAATGCCCGGCGAGCATGGCGACTACATCGAATACATTTTGATCGACGGCATGGTCCCCTCCAGAAAGCAACTCGGCTCTATGCACCACCTCTGCCTCCTAACGGAGGACATTCAATGGGTGCACCGCCAGCTCCTCCGCAACGGTTTGCCGGACCTCGACCGACACAAACCCATGGTCGGCCGCAGCAACCGCTGGCTCCTCAACGTACACGACCTCGACGGTACGCGAACAGAGTTCATGGAAGCCAAACTCGCCTTCGAGGAGTCGAGCTCCGGCGAGAAGCATTAG
- a CDS encoding BNR-4 repeat-containing protein: MKTKQSIVVSLLVAFGALLGACSKPAPKTATTPFFATNGWGEGVAIVQHPAGEHKDGITYVFYQGLLEDPYVAAYDHEKKEWLGPFKAGTSTLGKDPKGKIDSHGKPTMIIDDLGYIHIFYGGHGGDKAIHGENPFGNSALGENRHSVSKKPLNITEWEDLNNISPFGTYNQAVKMDNGDLYLFYRHGAHRSDWVYQKSTDHGRTFEAPVPFLKHKRRADDIGSDSWYAFATKGLKDEIVVGFDYHYCWDQDAPRNNRGGHSTERKNLYYMTFNTATKVWQNIHDEPLNIPLTKEEADVKTLAVDTGEKWTFNGSTQVDAEGIPHIAAYIGEDIGWQIGGPKNARYFRWDGENWAGNFENGLPIGRGDFLVSGKQVRFLLSGVDPSVDRTIVRWWESQDGGASFAPGKELLRFGDYFEPESKNLYGDRPASLSNLDSPGSAASAFIRNAHPDARIIVAEKPDGTPYRRMYLVGDEGPIRRRTQD, from the coding sequence ATGAAAACAAAACAGTCTATCGTCGTTTCCCTCCTCGTCGCTTTCGGAGCCTTGCTGGGCGCTTGCTCGAAGCCAGCGCCCAAGACCGCTACCACGCCCTTCTTCGCCACCAACGGCTGGGGCGAGGGCGTCGCCATCGTCCAACACCCGGCAGGCGAACACAAGGACGGCATAACCTATGTTTTCTACCAAGGCTTGCTCGAAGACCCCTACGTCGCTGCGTACGACCACGAAAAAAAGGAATGGCTCGGTCCCTTCAAAGCAGGCACCAGCACTCTTGGAAAAGACCCTAAAGGAAAAATCGACAGCCACGGCAAGCCCACCATGATCATCGACGATCTCGGCTACATCCACATTTTCTACGGTGGCCACGGTGGAGATAAAGCGATACACGGCGAGAACCCTTTCGGCAATTCCGCCCTCGGCGAAAACCGCCATTCCGTATCCAAAAAACCACTCAACATCACCGAGTGGGAAGACCTCAACAACATTTCCCCCTTCGGCACCTACAACCAAGCCGTCAAGATGGACAACGGTGACCTTTACCTGTTCTACCGTCACGGCGCTCACCGCAGCGACTGGGTGTATCAAAAATCTACTGACCACGGCCGTACCTTCGAAGCACCCGTCCCCTTCCTCAAGCACAAGCGGCGCGCTGACGACATCGGCTCGGATAGCTGGTACGCATTCGCCACCAAAGGCCTCAAAGATGAAATCGTAGTAGGTTTCGACTACCACTACTGCTGGGACCAAGACGCGCCTCGCAACAACCGAGGGGGCCACTCCACCGAGCGAAAGAACCTCTACTACATGACCTTCAACACCGCTACGAAGGTCTGGCAAAACATCCACGACGAACCGCTCAACATCCCGCTCACCAAGGAAGAAGCCGATGTCAAAACCCTCGCCGTCGATACCGGTGAAAAGTGGACCTTCAACGGTTCCACCCAAGTTGACGCCGAAGGCATCCCTCACATCGCCGCCTACATCGGAGAAGACATTGGCTGGCAAATCGGCGGCCCGAAAAACGCCCGCTACTTCCGCTGGGACGGTGAAAATTGGGCAGGAAACTTCGAAAACGGCCTCCCCATCGGCCGCGGAGACTTCCTCGTATCCGGCAAACAAGTACGCTTTCTCCTGAGCGGCGTCGATCCCTCGGTCGACCGCACCATCGTGCGCTGGTGGGAAAGCCAAGACGGCGGAGCCAGCTTCGCGCCCGGCAAAGAGCTCCTGCGCTTCGGAGACTACTTCGAACCCGAATCCAAGAATCTCTACGGAGATCGCCCGGCTTCGCTCAGCAACCTGGATAGCCCCGGCTCCGCTGCCAGCGCCTTCATCCGCAACGCCCACCCCGACGCTCGCATCATCGTCGCAGAGAAACCGGACGGCACCCCCTACCGCCGCATGTACCTCGTCGGAGACGAGGGCCCGATCCGAAGAAGAACACAGGACTAA
- a CDS encoding LacI family DNA-binding transcriptional regulator — protein MSYKWNPLLTSAAEATVPELRIISMKVSMLDIAKELGISRATVSLALNNSPKVAEATRQSVLDAARRIGYKADPYVSALMAARRHGREPSDAPVLALVIPSREENSWKERYNLKRFIEGCQAYALELGFKTELFWIGDRAMTAMRLNQIICSRGIRGAVLISQGQWSPKLEYKWKDLAIVSFGGRELAPRSDWLSSDYYGNMEEVLRILKSQGFSRIGFTMEKSFVFSRHNRWAAAYHMEQAEKELEPIDIWQDPSPTFEGFREWFVRNQPEAILSIEPYTVLKWVRQLGLQVPEDVSVAAITNVEEGGPVSGIVIDTETCGKLAIDMLLERIHRSESLPYATPRHVTVSGYWNRGETLKYR, from the coding sequence GTGAGCTACAAGTGGAATCCGCTTCTAACATCCGCAGCCGAAGCCACCGTTCCAGAACTACGAATTATATCGATGAAAGTTAGCATGCTTGATATCGCAAAGGAGCTAGGCATCAGCCGGGCTACTGTCTCGCTTGCCCTGAACAATTCGCCGAAAGTCGCGGAGGCTACGCGGCAAAGCGTTTTAGACGCTGCGCGTCGAATCGGCTATAAAGCGGACCCCTATGTATCCGCTTTGATGGCGGCCCGGCGTCATGGGCGAGAGCCTAGCGATGCTCCTGTTCTGGCGTTGGTGATTCCGTCTAGGGAGGAGAACAGCTGGAAAGAGCGATATAATCTCAAACGCTTTATCGAAGGATGCCAGGCCTATGCCCTTGAGCTCGGATTTAAGACTGAGCTCTTCTGGATTGGCGATCGAGCGATGACTGCAATGCGACTCAACCAGATCATTTGCAGCCGTGGAATACGCGGAGCAGTGTTGATCTCGCAAGGGCAATGGAGTCCAAAACTTGAATACAAGTGGAAAGACCTCGCTATTGTCTCGTTCGGTGGTCGCGAGCTAGCTCCCCGCTCAGACTGGTTATCTAGCGATTACTACGGAAACATGGAGGAGGTTCTGAGGATCCTGAAGAGCCAGGGCTTTAGTCGCATCGGTTTCACGATGGAGAAGTCATTTGTCTTTTCCCGCCACAATCGTTGGGCGGCCGCTTATCACATGGAGCAGGCGGAAAAGGAGTTGGAGCCTATCGACATTTGGCAGGATCCTTCGCCCACCTTTGAAGGGTTTCGAGAATGGTTTGTTCGCAATCAACCCGAGGCAATTCTTAGTATCGAGCCCTACACTGTATTAAAGTGGGTACGACAGCTAGGTCTTCAAGTTCCTGAGGATGTGAGCGTCGCCGCAATCACCAATGTCGAAGAGGGCGGACCTGTGAGCGGTATCGTGATAGATACTGAAACCTGCGGAAAACTTGCGATAGATATGCTGCTTGAACGCATTCATCGAAGCGAATCCCTGCCGTACGCCACTCCTCGTCACGTCACGGTCAGCGGTTATTGGAATCGTGGCGAAACTTTGAAGTACCGGTGA
- a CDS encoding cellulase family glycosylhydrolase, protein MNFKTGLLILLFTALPAAWSSPADNGLRDPEGRHVIPRGFVIVTSYRNTDIDFAADDYLRMVRLGANSQVIRLELGKLSHFEGATVDTNYLERLDALVEHAKQAGITTVFKMTTYGVKFSWEGFWANKNNEHSTYIDAWKLIWERYQEEPYVIGYDLINEPRKLTMEISYDELVKDHLIPLYQRIIDEHDKFNPEKLCLLQSIFQNKGHKTDGIQYTEIKYPVDRDNIVFAPHIYQKNMEFITPELERFQNEGSVLKAPIFIGEWGYPTFRYGTDDSVFGEIGQLEYMKFYIHTAQEMDRLGMGAIKAWFLGSKSYGNFLPHGESTWAIFTDDELIGDTERKYITDIIARPYPQAIAGDIESFFFDFATRTLTAKITTDNSLGSSRIFVGANRHYPDGFTLSIGDSLVLSQDPLHGDRLEVNKSHPNASAAAIIWDPMRQQIIIESWPVDKKSIEIKLSPGTP, encoded by the coding sequence ATGAACTTCAAAACCGGACTTCTAATCTTACTCTTCACCGCTCTCCCGGCCGCTTGGTCAAGCCCAGCCGACAACGGCCTCCGGGACCCGGAAGGCCGACACGTCATCCCCAGAGGATTCGTCATTGTAACGAGCTACCGCAACACCGACATCGACTTCGCCGCCGATGATTACTTGCGAATGGTTCGGCTGGGAGCAAATTCACAGGTCATCAGGCTGGAGCTCGGCAAGCTCAGCCACTTTGAGGGAGCAACCGTGGACACTAACTACCTGGAGAGACTCGACGCTCTCGTCGAGCATGCCAAACAGGCAGGCATAACCACAGTCTTCAAAATGACCACCTACGGCGTGAAGTTCAGCTGGGAAGGATTCTGGGCAAACAAGAACAACGAGCACAGCACCTACATCGACGCCTGGAAACTGATCTGGGAACGGTATCAGGAAGAGCCCTACGTCATCGGATACGACCTGATCAACGAGCCACGCAAGCTCACGATGGAAATCTCCTATGACGAGCTGGTGAAGGACCACCTCATACCGCTTTACCAACGTATCATCGACGAGCACGATAAGTTCAACCCCGAGAAGCTCTGCCTCCTACAAAGCATTTTTCAAAACAAAGGCCACAAGACTGACGGCATTCAATACACCGAGATCAAGTATCCAGTAGATCGCGACAACATCGTTTTCGCCCCACACATCTACCAGAAAAACATGGAGTTCATCACCCCCGAGCTAGAGCGCTTCCAAAATGAGGGCTCCGTGCTGAAAGCTCCCATCTTTATTGGCGAATGGGGCTACCCTACCTTCAGATACGGCACTGATGACTCCGTATTCGGAGAAATTGGACAACTCGAATACATGAAATTCTATATTCACACAGCCCAAGAAATGGATCGTCTCGGCATGGGAGCGATCAAAGCCTGGTTTCTCGGATCTAAATCCTACGGCAATTTCCTTCCTCACGGTGAGTCGACTTGGGCAATCTTCACCGACGACGAACTGATCGGCGACACCGAACGGAAGTACATTACCGACATCATCGCCCGGCCCTATCCACAAGCAATCGCGGGAGACATCGAATCATTCTTCTTCGATTTCGCTACGCGCACGCTCACCGCAAAAATCACCACCGACAACAGCCTCGGAAGCTCCCGCATATTCGTTGGAGCCAACCGTCACTACCCAGACGGCTTCACACTCTCCATCGGCGATAGCCTCGTCCTTTCTCAAGACCCCCTTCATGGAGACCGCCTAGAGGTGAACAAGAGCCACCCGAATGCCTCGGCGGCAGCGATCATCTGGGACCCCATGAGACAGCAAATTATCATCGAAAGTTGGCCCGTAGATAAGAAAAGCATCGAGATCAAGCTCTCGCCCGGCACGCCATAG
- a CDS encoding sulfatase produces the protein MKKVVTLLLFVTGTFASFADNSNGSKPNVLFIAIDDLRPELGCYGDTVAKTPHIDRLASEGTLFQRAYCQVAVCGASRASMMTGILPTKTRFVDYLARADVDTPHATTIAQAFKESGYTTLAHGKIFHKSDDTADRSWSEKPRGTGLSHKVSYDPATTETKSERGSGLFYESVDVPDEAYTDGLVAARTIEDLRRFKESGKPFFIGCGFIRPHLPFYAPKKYWDLYDADDIPLAAFRERPKHAPESLRGSNEFKTYELGDYDLESDAFHLKMRHGYLAATSYVDKLVGDVLNELEALGLAENTIVVIWGDHGWHLGEYDFWGKHNTMHLATRIPLIVKAPGKPQGVSTDALISSVDLFPTLCALAGIDVPASVQGKSFAAVLSDPEAAINEVVYTRYRNADAIVTERYNYSLYENGEEMLYDLQIDPGETVNRVGNPEYKSILSRLRESLKEQIAFAESASI, from the coding sequence ATGAAAAAAGTCGTTACTCTTTTATTGTTCGTCACAGGAACCTTCGCCAGTTTCGCTGATAACTCGAACGGCTCAAAGCCAAACGTTTTATTCATCGCGATTGACGACTTGCGACCAGAACTCGGCTGCTACGGCGACACAGTTGCCAAAACACCCCACATCGATCGCCTTGCCTCAGAGGGAACGCTCTTTCAACGAGCCTACTGCCAAGTCGCAGTCTGCGGGGCATCGCGCGCCAGCATGATGACCGGGATCCTGCCTACGAAAACGCGCTTCGTGGACTACCTCGCAAGGGCGGACGTCGACACCCCGCATGCCACCACCATCGCACAAGCCTTCAAGGAGTCAGGCTACACCACGCTTGCCCATGGAAAGATCTTTCACAAAAGCGATGACACTGCTGATCGCTCTTGGAGTGAAAAGCCGCGAGGCACAGGGCTCAGCCACAAAGTCAGCTACGACCCAGCAACCACCGAAACGAAATCGGAACGCGGAAGTGGTCTCTTCTACGAGAGCGTGGATGTTCCGGACGAGGCCTACACCGATGGCCTAGTTGCGGCTCGCACAATCGAGGATCTGCGAAGGTTCAAAGAGAGCGGCAAGCCCTTCTTTATTGGCTGCGGATTCATCCGTCCACATCTCCCCTTCTACGCCCCCAAAAAGTATTGGGATTTGTATGACGCTGATGACATCCCACTTGCAGCCTTCCGAGAGCGGCCCAAACACGCACCAGAATCACTGAGGGGATCCAACGAATTCAAGACCTACGAACTGGGCGACTACGATTTAGAGTCGGACGCCTTTCACCTAAAAATGCGGCACGGCTACCTTGCCGCAACCAGCTACGTCGACAAGCTTGTGGGTGACGTGCTGAATGAACTCGAAGCGCTCGGTCTGGCCGAGAATACGATCGTCGTGATCTGGGGCGATCATGGTTGGCACTTGGGCGAGTACGATTTCTGGGGCAAACACAACACCATGCATCTCGCCACCCGCATTCCCCTCATCGTGAAAGCGCCGGGAAAACCGCAAGGCGTTTCCACTGACGCCTTGATTTCCAGTGTCGACTTGTTCCCGACCCTTTGCGCTCTGGCTGGAATCGATGTTCCCGCATCGGTCCAAGGTAAGAGCTTCGCCGCCGTACTAAGCGATCCAGAGGCAGCGATCAACGAGGTCGTTTATACTCGATACAGAAACGCGGACGCGATCGTCACCGAACGTTACAACTACAGCCTGTACGAAAACGGAGAAGAGATGCTCTACGATCTGCAGATTGATCCGGGAGAAACCGTGAACCGTGTCGGCAATCCTGAATACAAGTCGATCCTTTCCAGACTCCGCGAGTCATTGAAGGAGCAGATCGCCTTTGCCGAGTCCGCGAGCATTTGA
- a CDS encoding DUF4955 domain-containing protein, translated as MNILRAILALTVTASFAQLSNSQNIAPSWIDFVDGRAEGRETIFPDYSFAGYHFSERPIPDTSSWTQLQVTDFGAIPDDNLIDIEGIQAALDAAHAIETPVVVNFPAGRFILGAGELKDHVLEINRSHIVLKGAGDAPGGTELYFHEYRDKELPEKPRLLVRPKDYNRIEKDKTVLAQCNELIPLGAFSITVNDPSKLSVGQDITLFHQSLEAVHKVAEGLTFNPLWNMGKGGIRIYEEHTITAIDGNRVTFKNPVQLHIPAGAGTTQLWPYEPIEEVGIEGIRFSSGWAHYPQEFKHHLNWEVDYAYKGLHLMAVKNSWIRNCTIADWNVGLNIDDALAVTVEDVTFSGKAGHTSGYPRDSYGVLFNRIVNETDNWHGIGFRWTTTACVFLDSVMTEDQSVDCHGYHPYSNLIDSVKGGRFSHNGGNQGSYPNGGPHITFWNFEHNASAPSTTYDFWSPEVRKIHNYVKPNFVGLRSPGEAIIFEDVNKGEVGIDELREQVAYPPSLFRAQLQLRLHGSFITANNAAPGHPAELANDGDPTTKWISDGELIGSELILDLGTRQTVSGAKIQEDTGNVDGYQLHAWQDGGWVKIHDGKKIGSDHSVTFDPVETRRVKLVLNRAARATLAAIAEFNLISQ; from the coding sequence ATGAATATCTTACGTGCAATTTTAGCTCTCACAGTCACTGCATCATTTGCCCAACTATCGAATTCCCAAAACATTGCTCCCTCCTGGATCGACTTCGTCGACGGACGCGCCGAAGGGCGCGAAACCATCTTCCCCGACTACTCCTTTGCCGGTTACCATTTCTCCGAACGCCCGATTCCGGACACGTCCTCCTGGACGCAGCTCCAGGTAACTGACTTTGGAGCCATCCCCGACGATAATTTGATAGACATCGAGGGCATCCAAGCTGCGCTCGACGCCGCTCACGCTATCGAAACTCCCGTCGTGGTCAACTTCCCCGCCGGCCGTTTCATCCTCGGCGCTGGCGAACTGAAAGACCATGTTCTGGAAATCAACCGCAGTCACATCGTCCTCAAAGGAGCGGGTGACGCACCAGGCGGTACCGAACTCTACTTCCACGAATACCGAGACAAGGAACTGCCTGAAAAACCAAGACTGCTGGTCCGCCCCAAGGATTACAACCGTATCGAAAAAGATAAGACAGTACTCGCTCAATGCAACGAACTTATACCGCTGGGAGCTTTCTCCATAACCGTAAACGATCCTAGCAAGCTCTCTGTCGGGCAAGACATCACGCTCTTCCACCAAAGCCTCGAAGCGGTACACAAAGTAGCCGAAGGCCTCACCTTCAATCCGCTCTGGAACATGGGCAAAGGCGGCATTCGTATCTACGAGGAACATACAATTACCGCAATCGACGGTAATCGGGTCACCTTCAAAAACCCGGTGCAACTCCACATACCAGCAGGAGCAGGTACCACCCAACTCTGGCCCTACGAGCCTATCGAGGAGGTCGGAATCGAGGGGATACGCTTCAGCAGCGGTTGGGCCCACTACCCGCAAGAGTTCAAACACCATTTGAATTGGGAAGTCGACTACGCTTACAAAGGCCTCCACCTCATGGCCGTAAAAAACTCTTGGATACGCAATTGCACGATCGCGGACTGGAACGTAGGACTCAACATCGACGACGCCCTCGCCGTCACCGTGGAAGACGTAACCTTTAGCGGAAAAGCTGGCCACACTTCTGGCTACCCTCGTGACTCCTACGGCGTACTCTTCAACCGCATCGTCAATGAAACCGACAACTGGCATGGTATCGGATTCCGCTGGACCACTACCGCTTGCGTCTTCCTCGACTCGGTTATGACCGAGGACCAGTCCGTCGATTGCCACGGCTACCATCCGTATTCGAACCTTATTGACAGCGTCAAAGGTGGCCGCTTCTCACACAACGGCGGCAACCAAGGCAGCTACCCGAATGGCGGCCCGCACATCACCTTCTGGAACTTCGAGCACAACGCCAGCGCCCCAAGCACCACTTACGACTTCTGGTCGCCAGAAGTGCGAAAGATCCACAACTACGTGAAACCAAACTTCGTGGGCCTCCGCTCCCCCGGTGAAGCAATAATTTTCGAAGATGTGAACAAAGGTGAGGTCGGCATCGACGAACTGCGCGAACAAGTCGCCTATCCACCCTCCCTCTTCCGGGCCCAGTTGCAGCTCCGCCTTCACGGAAGCTTCATCACCGCCAACAACGCCGCCCCCGGCCACCCCGCCGAACTTGCCAACGACGGCGACCCGACAACCAAATGGATTTCCGATGGCGAACTGATCGGCTCGGAACTCATCCTCGATCTCGGCACCCGCCAAACCGTATCCGGAGCAAAGATACAAGAAGACACAGGAAACGTCGACGGATACCAGCTACACGCTTGGCAAGACGGAGGCTGGGTCAAAATTCACGACGGCAAGAAGATAGGCTCCGACCACAGCGTGACCTTCGATCCCGTCGAAACCCGTCGCGTGAAGCTGGTGCTCAACAGAGCAGCACGTGCCACCCTCGCGGCCATTGCCGAATTCAATCTCATTAGCCAATAA